The window GCTACCCAAAGTGTGAGAGGACTTAAAGTTAGTAAGTATTGTCTGTGTTTTGTGCTAACATATTGTCTCAAATAATAGGCAATGTATCCTTGGTATGTTTCAGTAAATACAATGCAGGAATGGATAATATATTGTACCAGAAACACATTTGTATTTGAAGTAATCAAAAGTGTAGGAATTAAGAACTCTTTCTTATGTCCATTGAACCCAGCAGTCATGAGTAAAGGTGAGTGTCAAGCTTATACTCAAACAGTATTTAACAAAGACAACAGAACAAGTGAATTAACATATATGCTTCAAGAATGTTGAATTTGTCAACCTTGGCAGAGATTAATGCCAAAAAGGTGTGCTCCACTGAATTCAAAAATCAtcttcaaaatacatttttgatttgtAAGCCCTCGGTGTGCATAGGGAGCACCTGAAAGGTTTATTTAGACTTATCTTGGTACAGGAAAGATCTGATTGGATACATTAAAAAATCTCCTAGGAAAAATGCCACCAAGGCATTTGGGGCAAATCTCTTGCCTGGTGAAGTTTTGCCCAGTAGTCATTTGACCCAAGCCTAACATTGATATCTTCTGATGAATGATGAGACCTCTTAGCAGAATCATATGAAAAAGCAGCCACTAAGCAGTGGTCCATCATTGTATTTGTTTGCCCATATTAAAACTGCCCTGTTGTATTGGACActaccaagtccacaaagggttcatttAGTATGTAAAAGGAGTGGTGAAATCCACACACTCATAACTGATCCAATGTTTACCCTGAAAATACTCTACAATCATTCTCTACAAGCTATGGAATCATAAGCTTGCCTCATCGACGACTAACTTAACGTTTCTACAGCATACAAGTGAAATTATATTACCTTATTTAGAGATTTTGAACTATTTGAGCATGAAGCAAGGCTTGAAAATTATCATCTCTACGCCTACCCAGAGTTCTGAGGCTTTGTTAACCTAGGATGAGAGTTTTGCTTGTGTCAATGTGTTTTCTGCAGTATACAACAGATAAGCATTGAATTGGCAATAGTTTAACATGCTGCAAAATAAGTAAAACAGACTGGGCAAAAGAGCCAGGTTATTCAATTTCAGATTAACAGATAGTGATCTTTTGAAAGATACCTAATGTATGCATTTTATTCAGTGGTTTGGACAGTGCAGCAATTGTTTGCAGGGGATCATGAAGTAGTCCTGGTATGCAGATGGCACAGCAACAAAAGCAACAGCTTCTGTCTGGAGGTCTTAGATGCAAATTCTACTGACATAGGCAGGGTGTGGAGGGACTTGGCTACTTAAGGGTGACCCTAGTTAAGAGTACATCAAATGGATGGAGAGATCCTGGTGGCATTGCTGCATCTTAGATCTAGTCTACTGTGACGTCAGCTGATAGAAGATAAACAGATGTCAAGATTTATGGTTAAGTGGGTGAAGCAAGTTTGCAGAGCAAGCCATTGTGTTAATTGAAAATGCTAACTGGTCTTGGGCATTTGACTTGCTTCGACAAGTGTTAGTAAGCAACCAGTGATTAGGTGGGGATTCTAGTTATCAAAATAATATTTATGGTATTTTATATTAGGTCAGTAATTTCCATTTTTGAGTCTCAGGAAGACCACaaagattaattaaaaaaacaaagacaatttaTGTCTGCATTGGGAGGTGATCACTCAGAACTCTCCTCACAACATGAGTAGAAGTGACTAACATGAGATAATTAGGTTTGTTCAATGACACCTCAGATTGGCTTGAAAAGAACAAACATTACAAATTATTTGTGGTAAGGGGTTCCCCAATTGCTAAAAACTCTTCTATTGCAGAAGTGGAAATAATACCTTGAGCTTTCAAAAGACCATAGGATTCAAGTACGATGATGTAAATATTGGAACACATCGAATAAAATTTAGGACTTGAAGGATGATAGCTTAGCGGCGTATAGAAGATTTGAGTTAATAGCATAATACTGTGGGATTCACTGTATCTTATAACTTGCTGTTTTACATATAATTATCCATTTGCTCATGACTTGtttgtccccaggtcatcagtgttCATGGTACTGAAATCAGCTTTAAGAAGGAACAAGCCAGATAAACACTACTTTAACTCCTTAAGTTACATGAAACTGTTACTATTTTCAATATGTTTTCATACCCTTTTTGAATACCTGCTTTTTATTTGGACAACATTTTTATCTTCCTGAGTAtcttacagatataaacaagctCTACTGTTATGTAGTATTTCAAATGTTTAATAAGAGTTGCCTCTGTTAATTAAAAAGAGCTGCtacaggatatgtacttttaattgTATTTTAGGACACCACTCCTTGTACGGAACTTAGGTCTGAGGCACCATCTGCCTAAGACACAACATGCAAATGGGGGGAATAACTTAGAGAGCCGTGAGTCATAATGTTGGAAAATGTAGGAGTGAACCTCCTTCAGGAACCTCATCTGATTTGATTTTACCACTTAGCAAGACACATGCTTGGATGAATTCACTGCTTAAAGCAGATCCTGCTAGATGGAATTAAGACTGTTACAAAAGGTGCACAACTGCTTCTTTTGCCTAGTACTTTGTTAGAGGGAAGGAGATCATTACAAATAATAAGGCCACAGGCATGGATTGTCACCCAGTGCCAATTAATAGCTGAAAGCAAGAATGAGATGCTCACAAAAGCACAAGAAAATTAGCTTCACAAAGCTTTAGATAGCTCAGGTTTAGACATATTAAATTATTGTTGAACTCTGTACATGGAACGTCATATATCTTTACCACGTGTATTACGGCCTTCCATCTGTTGCATGGGAACTGTAGCATAGTTCAACCCAGGTGCTTGTACCTGAAGCGACCTCACGGTGAAGAGTGGCACCAATTGTAACccagaataaataaatatattacaatctTAAAGATGCCTCAGCAAATGCTGAGGTTACTTTTCACATTGGCACCAAGCACCTTCATGTTTATATCTAGAGCCTTGTTTAGCATCATTAACAAGCACTGAAAGGCACTGCAGAGTTAACTGAACTCAGTACTGGACGTTTTTGGCAGTCCATTGAGAAAGGGTAGATTTGTTATTCTGCCAGTCACCTAAAATGTATCTACAGAGGCACGGGGGAAGATTGCAGTTCCCTTAAACTTTCAGATGATTAGGTAGatggtgaaaaaaaaacaatgagaaaagggATAGCAAAATTGATAGAGCAAAGCAACAAATGGTGTCTGAGAAGGATTGCAGTCACTATGATTAaaatgcagccagtgtgtcttaaGGTGTGACTTTATGCAGGAAGCTTCACAGAGCTCACAGGTTTGGTTCTTTTCTCTCTTCAAACTGAAATCAACAGCATCACATTATTTCAAAAGCTACCAGGGTTGTCTATGGGTGGCCATTTTACGATTGCTAGATCCTTGCTTCTGAGTGGTTGGTGATATAAATATAGACCTCttatagagtttggcagacaggttactccataacaaacttgacagatatttcCTCCTCCTTACTACAAGTGCATCATAtcgtatggcacttgtaataagtttGATAGCCATGACGTTTGTGATGTAGTAACTGTCTTCCAAACTCTAAAATGGGCACTATATTTTTAATCTGTGACAAAAGATCTGCACCATATAAAAAGCCCCACTCTCCTGCTGCACCTGCTGTTGCTGAAGCCTAGCTTGTTTCTGCAGTATTTACTCATGGACATTTGGGGCGTACGTTCACCTGACTGTAGTGATGGGACTTTCTCtcattacaaatattttttaagagcttcTTGGACTATTGCAAATTTTATTTAATTTGGAGATCAACTATAGATCACACAACCTACATACTGATTGGATCAAACCTGGTATGAAATGGTAATCATTTAATAATACCAATATTGTTTGCTTTTGTCTAAGCATTGCAGAATCTAGGTTCTCAAATGTTGACAAAGAGAAGGATAACTCATATTGGGACACTTTAGTACGATGCAGGATCTTCCAAAGCTCAATTCTGCAGAAAGGGAACTTTCTAAAAGTCTGGTTGAACGAAAGTAGACTGTACAGACTGTAGCAGGTACCTTGAGTGTTATCCAAGtctcaaataatacattttttttaaaatggttaCCAGAAGGCCTTGGAAAACTATGGTTATTTTGTTCAACAGGCAATGAGACGTGTGCAAGGCATTATCTGGTCTCCCAAAACAGATTATTGGTGTATTTGACTATATTTTCATTCTGTAGACTTTGAATCCTTCCTGAATGAACACATAAATAGTCATGATAAACTCTTGAAAATATCTACCATTCAAATGAGACAGAGTTTAGACTAAGAGGACAGACCAGATGCAATCTTACTAGTTGAAAGAGATTTATGTTCTggataacatgtgtatttgtaaagcgcacggtcacccagaagggtatctttGCACTAAATAACaggtgtttattgttacccaactcaatggtacttctATTTATTTAcctcagaagaatgaaaggctgagtggacctgccaggatttgagcctgtgaccatgaggtcaaacacaggcccctacagtggagtATTAGTCTACTCAGCCACCAGACCCGATTATAGATAAGATTACAGTTGCCttttatttgctttagatttactGATTAAAAATACTAGAATGCAAAAATGACATTCTTTAGAAAACTGAATAGTTTTAAAGTTAAGTTAAAAGTAGGAAGTATCAATGTTTCAGATCGAAAATATAGTTGTATATTCATTCAAAAAAAAGTATCCTTTTGGCAATATTGTTGCATGCACTAGAGCTATAACTAGTACAAAATTCCTCTATGCTTGTTTTCTTTATGAGGATTGTGACTACCCAGAAATTTGGTTGCTGAGCGAGCAAGTCTGTATATTACCTATGAAAATCTCCCTTAATCAAAAGGTGTGACTGGAACTGAAGCTATAGCAGGGGAAGCCAGGCAAAAAAAAGCACAGCATTGAGCCATGAGGGCCTTTTGTAAACAGAATTGTAAACACATAATTTTACAAATTCTGAATCCAGAAATGTCTTGCCATCACATGTATTGGGGATTGATGAGTGGCGTTACTAAGCCAGCAGCCTCACTGCCAGAGTCTCTTCATATCCCACTCTAAGCCTTGTTTGCAATGGTTTCTTTACATTGGCCCACAATTCGTCTACTTATTTCCACACCTTCTCTACTCTTGCTAGAAATGTATTTGACTAGAAATGTATGTACTGACACGAATAGTTAAAGATACTGATAACAACATATAGGTGATAGTGAAAAAGATATTGCAAACAGCCACCTTACCAATacgttttttatatttttacaactCCTGTTTCTCTCCCAAGTGGTGAACCAGCATATAAAATGTCCTGACTCTTTAAATGAAATATTAGCCTCCAAATCTCCTACGTCTTATAATATTTCAAATATGTTGTATGACTTTTTTTTCGACTTCTACCTTATACTGTCAAAATCACCATTGCCATAAAAATAGCGCTGCCATTCCAAATAATCATTAAAGttttttggacaaagtgtgaatGGTTTTATATTTTCCAGACTGTTCCTTACAATAGGATGGTTTAGGCACTCGCAGCTGTCAGAGCAAAATTCATAAGAGGGTTCCTCACAGTGCTTGCATGTGGTGGCACACGCACCTGTGTCTTGCTGGTTAGCGCGTTGCATCACTGACCGCTGTAGTCCTAGGGGACACATCTGAAATGGATGGTTCGCTGCACTGAGCAGATGTGGAGTTAGTTTTAACTTCGCTTTGTGTTGAGCCCTCCTGTTCCTCTCAATTACTCTTTGCAGATATGCTCTTTTCCATGAGCCCTTCTGGAGGTTGCAGAGGTGATTTTGGTAGGCATTGTCAGAGCAGCAGTAATCACTGCCTTCTGAACAGTTTCCCTGAGTCTTTTTACCATTTATATTTCCTTCAGCTGTCTCCTCTTCGTGAGTAGATTCAGACTCACTGTTTTGCTCTTCAGACTGCAGTACACTGTTGGGCCTTTTGCATTTTTGGATACGTTTGCATCTGCAGTGGCTTTTGAGATTACTGAACACATTGCTGAACTGTAAGCCAAAGCCAGGGAACATTTTTTCTGGATCATTTGTGTCATCTTTACCTGTGTTAGGAAACATGCTGATTCTTCTTCTTTTAGGACAAATGGTTTGCTTCTTGATTGGCACTTTCTTACACTCTACTTTGCAATCCTCCGTGCATACTCTTTTGGGCTTTCTTTCAAAGTTCTCCAGTTCCTCGCTAAAGTATTCTGAATCACTGCTTATCTTCTCCAGAAGGTCTTTCAGCTCACTGGCCTCATCTGCCTGTTGGTAGGACATTGGGGTCTTCTTTTGCCAGGCTTTGCAACTTCCAAGAGGTTTCACATTGGGTTTTTTAAAAGGGGTGTTTCTCTGTTTGACACACGCCAGTTTGTTTTTAGCGTGTACCTGTTTCATGTGAAGATCTTTTGTAAGCGTCGGGCAAGAATTCCTTGCCAAGAGATGCTCTGAATTTGGAACAGTATATCTCCATTTGTTTTTCAGTTTCGGGGGCTGCTGCTTAGTACTGGGTGCAGCTGTCATTCTGGAGTATGGCTGCCCACACAGATTCATCAGGCTTATCTGGAAGCCACTGCCATTGTTAAAGACTACGCGTTGCCACCAGGCATCACTTTCTGTATTATTTTGCTCCAGACAGACCCGCGCATAGGCTGGATACTCATAGTAATTTAACAAATAATGAATGAACTCATCTGTTTCATATATCTTGGGCTTTTTGTAACAAACAGCTTCATTGGTGGCTACAGAGCCACACCCACTgtagctgtgccaatttcctccaCTAGCCTCTGTTTCTGTTTGGTGGTTGTTTTTGTACATTGCCATTTGTAGAGAACCAGATCTATAACTACGTTTGCGCTGTCCTGCTCTTGCAAGTATTCTCTCAGGGCTTTGCCTCTCCGTTTCTTCACTGGATGTAGTTATAGACAAATCATAAGGCGAGACTGAGGATGAAATGGAAAGGTATGATTTGTCTTCTTTACTCTCATCTCTTTTTTCCgcatcctctttttcttcttcccaAGCCTCCCCTTTGTAAATTGAGTCATTTCCTTCAGTGGGTGAGTGAATTTCTGAATTTTCTTCCCAATCCAGCTCGTCGCTCAGAACAATTTCTGAGATCCTTTCTGCCTTTTTCACACTTTTCACTTTAGTTGATTGACAACTGTCTTGATCCACGGTAATATTCAGAAGCAGCTCCTTGCTGAAATTGTCCAGAATTACATATTccttgaaacaaaataaaaaagaaattgattGAGCATAAGTCGAACACATGTAGGCTAACAAGCTATGCAACAAAGCTGACGTCAAATTCCACATTTGTCTAAAGAACAGGTAAAGTAATGTCAAAAGAAATGAAAAGTTCCCCATTATGCCACTGAACCAGCAGAATACTTTTGGGCAACAGGCAATAGTGATAATGTATATCTAAATGTTGGTACTGCTATGATAATGATTTTGCACTTGTTGAAGTTTTATAATGATGTATCAGAAAACGTTTAGGCAGCTATGTTAAGGCCCATGTTCTAATTGGCAGGATATTCCATTTCAGCCGGTACCTGAAGATAGCAGACAAATCTCGGGAGCGCCACACTCCTaattcaacaccttcccaactcGTGGACATTTGCCTAGGA of the Pleurodeles waltl isolate 20211129_DDA chromosome 2_1, aPleWal1.hap1.20221129, whole genome shotgun sequence genome contains:
- the LOC138262437 gene encoding A-kinase anchor protein 17B-like, which codes for MAPDIVYETSDEIELCATQSLYLTPVQRLTIRVMLPESQDALTFSNQDIIDQLKQAVSPDQFSNIRISESAKEFILLEGEAETKGLAQAFLAKLHGSGIKFDGLTEDLRVEVTEDQINFPSKQSWEASLQATKELKETEEFREGQKQDIPSSLHVRGLPCQWFLSADSNGGKPSMEVLKKVFETFGTVKNIDIPMLESRGEEVSGEGCDSATSGLLDTFEAFIQYGDSKSLVKATESLRGMQLMFKGEDGKGVPCKMKVMVDTTNHFSEEVTNQRNLEKLKLLEKQQNEENKEEKDERKGNDEERNAHEEPQETEKEWEAEQEKGPEETASAAVCQPDVEDLWLDGTAEWEERKLVLAQRRVESMKLLTTLLEKVQEYVILDNFSKELLLNITVDQDSCQSTKVKSVKKAERISEIVLSDELDWEENSEIHSPTEGNDSIYKGEAWEEEKEDAEKRDESKEDKSYLSISSSVSPYDLSITTSSEETERQSPERILARAGQRKRSYRSGSLQMAMYKNNHQTETEASGGNWHSYSGCGSVATNEAVCYKKPKIYETDEFIHYLLNYYEYPAYARVCLEQNNTESDAWWQRVVFNNGSGFQISLMNLCGQPYSRMTAAPSTKQQPPKLKNKWRYTVPNSEHLLARNSCPTLTKDLHMKQVHAKNKLACVKQRNTPFKKPNVKPLGSCKAWQKKTPMSYQQADEASELKDLLEKISSDSEYFSEELENFERKPKRVCTEDCKVECKKVPIKKQTICPKRRRISMFPNTGKDDTNDPEKMFPGFGLQFSNVFSNLKSHCRCKRIQKCKRPNSVLQSEEQNSESESTHEEETAEGNINGKKTQGNCSEGSDYCCSDNAYQNHLCNLQKGSWKRAYLQRVIERNRRAQHKAKLKLTPHLLSAANHPFQMCPLGLQRSVMQRANQQDTGACATTCKHCEEPSYEFCSDSCECLNHPIVRNSLENIKPFTLCPKNFNDYLEWQRYFYGNGDFDSIR